Sequence from the Longimicrobium sp. genome:
AGGGCCAGCGGTGGCTGGAGGTGGGCGCCGGAACGGGTAACCTGATCCTGCCCCTGCTCCGCCGTCCCATCCGGTACGTGGGTTTCGACCGCTCGCCCGGCATGCTGCACTTCTTCCGCCTGCGCGCGGCCAAGGCGGGGCTGCATCCCGATCTGCGCGTGGCGGATGGAAACGATCCATGGCCGGCCGCGGATGGCTCCGTTGACGTGGTGTTCTCTGCCCGCGCGCTGCACCACCTGGATCTTTCCCGCGTGGTCCCCGAAGTTCGGCGGGTGCTCTCTCCCGGCGGATGGCTGGTCGTTGGACGGGTGCGGCGACCGCCCGACTCGCCGCGCGCCGTGCTGCGCCGCCGGATGCGCCAGCTGCTGAACGACGAACTCGGCTACACGGGGCGCAGCGGCGAGCGCCACATGGAGGCCGTGTTCGGCGCGTTGCAAGCGCGCGGGGCGATCCGCCAGCCACCGCGCATCGCCGCTACGTGGACGAAGGATCATGCCCCGGCCGACTCGCTGGCCTCGTGGCGGGAGAAGTCGGGGCTCGCCGGGCTGGGGCTGTTGCCGGACATGAAGGCGCACATCCTCGGCGAGCTCGAAGCCTGGGCGCGGACCGAGTTCGGCGATCTGCACAGGCCGCTGCCGCAGGACGAATCGTTCGAGATCCAGGCGATCCGCCTCTGACATCCCCGCGCGCCGCGGACCCTCCGCCGTGCCGGAATCCATCCCCCCGCTCTCCATCCATGCAAGCCGAACTGCTGACCGCGCTGGGCCAGTCGCTGGTTGCCGGCAACCTCACCGACGCCGAGCTGCTGGCGCGCACCGCCCCGCATCCGCTGGTGCAGATCCTTCCCGACGCCAACGTCGTGAAGGTGGGCGGCCAGAGCTTCATCGACCGGGGGCGCGCCGCCGTCTTTCCGCTGATCGACGAGATCGTGGCCAACCTGGGCCGCCACAAGATGATCATCGGCACGGGGGCGGGCACACGCGCGCGGCACGCCTACAGCGTGGGCATCGACCTGGGGATGCCCACCGGCGTGCTGAGCGTGCTGGGCACCTTCGTGAGCATGCAGAACGCGCGCATGCTGCACTACCTGCTGGCCAAGCACGGCATTCCCTTCATCGAGCCAGTGCAGTTTCCCCAGCTTCCGCTCTACCTGGAAGAGCGCGGCGCGTGCATCTTCTTCGGCATGCCGCCCTACACCTTCTGGCAGCAGAACCCCGCCGTCGGGCGCATCCCCCCGCATCGAACGGACACCGGGTGCTACCTGGTGAGCGAGGTGTTCGGCACCAAGTCGATGATCTTCGTGAAGGACGAGGACGGGCTGTACACGGCCGACCCCAAGAAGGACAGGGGAGCGAAGTTCATCCCTCGCATCACCCTGGGCGAGCTGAAGGAGATGGACCTGGACGACGTCGTCGTCGAACGCGCCGTGCTGGAGCTGATGGAGCACGCCGAGAACCGGCGGTCCATTCGCGTCATCAACGGGCTCGTTCCCGGCAACCTCACCCGCGCTCTCGAGGGCGAGGACGTGGGCACGCTGATCACCGCCGACTGACCCTCATCCGCTCTCCACTGAATCCATGTCCGATACGATGACCGACCGGCGCCACCACGTGGCGTCCAGCCTGATGAGGGAGAGCCTGGTGGACCGGGGTGTGATGGCCGGCACCGAGGCGCCGGTGGTGCGCATGCTGCCCAACGTGCACGTGGTCAAGGTGGGCGGCCGCTCCGTGCTGGACGCCGGGCGCGCCGTCACCTACCCCGTGGTGGAGGTGCTGGGCGAGCTGCTGAAGACGGAGCGGCTGATCCTGGGGGTGGGTGGCGGAGTCAGAAGCCGCCACGTGTTCTCCATCGGGCTGGACCTTGGGCTGCCCACCGGCGTGCTGGCCCAGGTGTCCGTGGCCGACGCGCTGGGGAACGCGCACATCCTGGGCACGCTGCTCGCGCCGTACGGGGTGGTCGCCATCCCCCCCGAGATTTTCGGCCACCTGCTGCCGCTGTTCATCCACTCGGCGCCGGGGGTGATCTTCAACGGCGTGCCGCCCTATTCCATCTGGGAGCACCCGCCGCACATCGGCCGCATTCCGCCGCACCGCACGGACGCCGGCTGCTTCATCCTGGCCGAGTGCTTCGGGTGCAAGACGGTCACGCTGGTCAAGGACGTGGACGGGTTGTACGATGACGATCCCAAGGAGAATCCGGGCGCCTCGTTCATCGACAGCATCGGCGCGCGCGAGCTGAAGAAGCGGGCGCTGCGCACGCTTCCGTTCGACGAGGTGCTGCCTGACCTGCTGCTGAACTGCCGCCTGGTCAAGCAGTTCCAGGTGGTGAACGGGCGCGATCCCGACCGCATTGCGGCGGCCGTGCGGGGCGAGCATGCCGGCACCATCGTCTACGCCGACTGACGCCGTCCGCGCCGACGGCCTTTCCCGCGCATTCGCTGGCGGGATCAACGCGCTGGACGGCGTGAGCTTCGCCCTGCCGCCGGGAACGCTGACGGCGCTCATCGGCGGCAACGGGTCGGGCAAGTCCACGCTGCTGAAGCTCATCCACGGCGCGCTCGTGGCGGATTCGGGCGAGCTGCGGGTGATGGGGCTCGATCCGCGCCGCGACCGCGCCGCGCTCCGGCCGCTCACGGGGTACGCGGGGCAGGACGTGGCACTGGACCCGGAGATGACGGGCTGGGAAACGCTGCGCCTGTTCCACGCCCTCCGCGGCTTGCCGCGGCGCGAGCGCGACGGCTGCCTCTCACGCGTCGTGGCGGATGCGGGGCTGGAGCCCTTCGTCCAGCGCCGCGTCGGCACGTGGTCGGGCGGGGAGCGTCAGCGGCTTCACCTGGGGCTGGAAATGATGCATGGCCCGCGGCTGCTGCTGCTGGACGAGCCCACGACCAGCCTGGATCCGCGCGGCCGCGCCGAGCTGTGGCGCCGCCTCGCCGCGTTCTGCGAAGAGGGCAACACCGTCATCGTCGCCACGCACGACCTGGCGGATGCGGCCGCCCACTGCGATCGCGTGCTGCTGCTGCACGCCGGTCGGCTGCTCGCGGATGGATCGCCCGCGGAGCTGGTCGCGACGCACGCCCGGGCGCGCGTGGCCGTCAGCTTCGAGCGGCCGGCCAGCGAGGCGGATGTCGTCGGCCTGCGGGAATCCATCGACGCGCTCCCTGAGGTCGCGGATGCCTCGGTGGACGCGTCCGGCGTTGTGATCTGGCGCGCCCAGCATCCCCCGATCGAGCCGTTGCTCCACCTGCTGGAGGCACGGGGGATCGCATTCCGCGGGCTCGTGCGTGAAGAACCGGACCTGGCTGCCGCCTACTTCCGGCTGACCGGGAGCGCGCCGGGATCACCGCCTCGCCCGGGACGCGGTGGCGGCGGCGGACGGGGCCGCGGGAGGCGCGGATGAGCGGCGTGTACGTGCTGAGCGAGACGGCGCGGCGGACGTGGAGCAAAACGCTGCGCCGGCCCGTGCCGCTGACGTTTTCGCTCGTGCAGCCGCTGTTCTGGATGCTGATCTTCGGCTTCCTCTTCCACCGCTTCAGCCTGAGCCCGGCGTACGCGGGACTTTCGTACCTGGACTTTCTGCTCCCCGGCGTCGCTGCGATGACGGTGCTGTTCGGCGCGTCGCAGGCCGGCATCGAGCTGGTGCGCGACCTCCAGACCGGCTTCGCGCAGCGTATGTCTGGCGCCACGTCGCATCCCGGGTGGATGCTGGGCGGCAAGGTGGCGGCGGACGTGAGCCGCCTTCTGCTGCAGGCCCTGGCCGTCGCGCTGCTGGGCGTGCTGCTCGGCGCGCGGCTGCGGCCCAGCATCTCAGGAATCGTGGTCGCCATCCTTGCCCTGGCGGCGTTCGGCGTGGCGTACGGCTGCCTTTCGTGCTGGATCGCGCTGCGGACGCGGGCGCAGGAAAGCATGGCGGTGTTCGTGCACGTGGTGAACATGCCGCTGCTGTTCACCAGCACGGCTCTAGTCCCCACCCGCCAGATGCCGGACTGGCTGGCGGGCGTGGCGCGCTGGAACCCGCTGACCCGCGTGGCCGACGCGCTCCGCGACGCCGTGCTCTTCGGACGCGCGCCGGACGCCGCGCTGCTGCTGCCGCTGATCGTCCTCGCCGCCCTGTGCTTCGCCGCCGCGCGTCACGCCATGGCCCGCGCGGCCCAAGACTGACCTTTCCATCCTGCCGATGAAGCTGCGCCCATCCATCACGCCCATCCTGGCCGCCCTCCTGCTCGCCGCCTGCGGAAACAAGGCCGACGCGCCGGCCCGGGGCGACGGCGAGGTGGTGGTGTTCGCCGCCGCCAGCCTTCGTGAGGCCATGCAGGAGCTGGCGGCGAGCTTCACGCAATCCACCGGCACGCCCGTATCGTTCAACTTTGCGGGATCGAACGACCTGGCGCACCAGATTGGCGCGGCGCGGGGGATGGACCTGTTCGTCAGCGCGAGCGAGGCGTGGATGGACACGGTGCAGTCCGCCGGGCGCGTCGAACCCGGCACCCGGCGCGACCTGCTGGCCAACGCGCTAGTGATCGTGGGCCACTCGCGAGCCACGTGGACGGTGGACCAGCCCTGCACGCTCGCCACGGTTCTGTTCGAGCACATCTCGATGGGCGACCCCGATGCCGTCCCCGCCGGCACCTACGCCCGCAAGTGGATGCAGTCGGTGGACTGCGGCGGCAAGACGCTCTGGGATGGCGTGAAGGATCGCGTCGCGCCCGCGCCGGACGTGCGCGCGGCGC
This genomic interval carries:
- a CDS encoding ABC transporter ATP-binding protein produces the protein MPAPSSTPTDAVRADGLSRAFAGGINALDGVSFALPPGTLTALIGGNGSGKSTLLKLIHGALVADSGELRVMGLDPRRDRAALRPLTGYAGQDVALDPEMTGWETLRLFHALRGLPRRERDGCLSRVVADAGLEPFVQRRVGTWSGGERQRLHLGLEMMHGPRLLLLDEPTTSLDPRGRAELWRRLAAFCEEGNTVIVATHDLADAAAHCDRVLLLHAGRLLADGSPAELVATHARARVAVSFERPASEADVVGLRESIDALPEVADASVDASGVVIWRAQHPPIEPLLHLLEARGIAFRGLVREEPDLAAAYFRLTGSAPGSPPRPGRGGGGGRGRGRRG
- a CDS encoding class I SAM-dependent methyltransferase — encoded protein: MDQPQDSPVSYENQAALFDERAGLPPHAAEAVASALEEIVGMPEGQRWLEVGAGTGNLILPLLRRPIRYVGFDRSPGMLHFFRLRAAKAGLHPDLRVADGNDPWPAADGSVDVVFSARALHHLDLSRVVPEVRRVLSPGGWLVVGRVRRPPDSPRAVLRRRMRQLLNDELGYTGRSGERHMEAVFGALQARGAIRQPPRIAATWTKDHAPADSLASWREKSGLAGLGLLPDMKAHILGELEAWARTEFGDLHRPLPQDESFEIQAIRL
- a CDS encoding ABC transporter permease, encoding MSGVYVLSETARRTWSKTLRRPVPLTFSLVQPLFWMLIFGFLFHRFSLSPAYAGLSYLDFLLPGVAAMTVLFGASQAGIELVRDLQTGFAQRMSGATSHPGWMLGGKVAADVSRLLLQALAVALLGVLLGARLRPSISGIVVAILALAAFGVAYGCLSCWIALRTRAQESMAVFVHVVNMPLLFTSTALVPTRQMPDWLAGVARWNPLTRVADALRDAVLFGRAPDAALLLPLIVLAALCFAAARHAMARAAQD
- the modA gene encoding molybdate ABC transporter substrate-binding protein; amino-acid sequence: MKLRPSITPILAALLLAACGNKADAPARGDGEVVVFAAASLREAMQELAASFTQSTGTPVSFNFAGSNDLAHQIGAARGMDLFVSASEAWMDTVQSAGRVEPGTRRDLLANALVIVGHSRATWTVDQPCTLATVLFEHISMGDPDAVPAGTYARKWMQSVDCGGKTLWDGVKDRVAPAPDVRAALGLVLADPGVVGAVYRTDQMVFAGRTRVLFEVSSGPPIRYAMALVADGGSPEAARRFAEFIAGPDAARVFARHGFIPLAAKP